A single genomic interval of Anopheles marshallii chromosome 2, idAnoMarsDA_429_01, whole genome shotgun sequence harbors:
- the LOC128709725 gene encoding protein tramtrack, beta isoform — MASQRFCLRWNNHQTNLLAVFDQLLHDETFIDVTLAVEGQHLKAHKMVLSACSPYFQQLFVSHPEKHPIVILRDVPFKDMKCLLDFMYRGEVSVDQDRLAAFLRVAESLRIKGLTEVNDDKPIAPTGTGTTTTTSTVASSASGAAQGAGAVATNTVPSVSAQKNSDSITHVDDDDEDRCSPASNSISIASSVVTPAGQVQSTGTGHLKQLPPLLSSTGIVTRSHSNSLLQQGGNSNALLQTNPLLGTALSQQKRKRGRPRKLSGSDAGEGETDGSNYIDGGAGEEYDSSSMDIMDVKIASSGASNSGDDDQQLRIVSSRTEDCDTPMHEKSEQMDEDDDEEIDDEADELVEDDDLETGDEPRGTTPSLDESMEVTTGNNATHNANSNRTGRQQHQRQGGNSGTLAKSSRASKRSRMATSENSNMSDSKDSFVDDDKCNKMDETGGEEDDDIEDDQYEERELNSSLMEPQLLLDEYDEPVEFKYDPRTDSGAVDTTISSNSYLPPLQPKPGLKLVGTTSATRMPQISVVPTKALQLPKLAPLTTSGATGFLAGSNNKTTVKLHKRTRLLAPKKPNGMTTTQTILNNLNNNLNENLISTTNATGGGSSLCLSGIGSEVYDMFSGSVLRSSSPRSNSNSPSVKGGGSSGNDSGSRTHKYAVIDDTEGSVRDFCTKEGDHVYRCKVCARVYTHISNFCRHYVTSHKRNVKVYPCPFCLKEFTRKDNMTAHVKIIHKQEYAQQQTTGIGPGGTSPASGGGSNSRGEESFSATLLGSRSESTNGGGSSVTTASIINAVGLQPKPGTNSSGGGIRIMYPFPGSGQASPAAATTTGTAGSGTVGTITIKKEFQDKTSSSSGANSPTGSVSSSSSGLAAAQPATATVSQ; from the exons ATGGCATCCCAAAGATTTTGCCTTCGGTGGAACAACCACCAGACCAACTTGCTCGCAGTGTTCGACCAGCTCTTGCACGATGAAACGTTCATCGATGTGACGCTGGCCGTTGAAGGTCAGCACCTGAAGGCACATAAG ATGGTGCTGTCCGCGTGCAGTCCTTACTTTCAGCAGCTGTTTGTCAGTCATCCTGAGAAGCACCCGATCGTGATCTTGCGTGACGTCCCGTTCAAAGACATGAAGTGTCTGCTAGACTTTATGTACCGTGGTGAGGTGTCCGTCGATCAGGATCGACTCGCTGCCTTTCTGCGTGTGGCTGAAAGCCTCCGGATAAAGGGTCTCACAGAGGTGAACGATGACAAACCAATTGCACCAACGGGCACCGggacaacgacaacgacgTCGACGGTAGCATCGTCCGCTTCCGGCGCGGCACAGGGTGCTGGTGCCGTTGCTACCAACACAGTTCCGAGTGTGTCCGCACAGAAGAACAGCGACAGTATAACGCATgtggacgatgacgatgaagacCGTTGCTCTCCAGCATCCAACAGTATTTCGATTGCATCGAGTGTTGTGACCCCAGCTGGTCAGGTGCAGAGTACCGGTACCGGTCATCTGAAGCAACTTCCTCCCCTGCTCTCGTCCACCGGAATCGTCACACGTAGCCACAGCAACAGTTTGCTGCAGCAGGGTGGCAATAGCAACGCGTTGCTGCAAACCAACCCGCTGCTCGGTACGGCCCTCTCGCAACAGAAGCGCAAACGGGGCCGCCCACGAAAGCTATCGGGAAGCGATGCGGGTGAAGGTGAAACCGACGGTAGTAACTATATTGACGGTGGCGCCGGCGAAGAGTACGACAGCAGTTCGATGGATATCATGGACGTGAAGATTGCAAGCTCCGGTGCTTCTAACTCGGGCGATGACGATCAGCAGCTGCGTATTGTGAGCAGCCGTACCGAGGATTGCGACACCCCAATGCACGAAAAATCGGAACAAATGGATGAGGACGATGATGAGGAAATCGATGACGAGGCCGATGAGCTGGTTGAGGATGACGATTTGGAAACGGGCGACGAACCTCGCGGAACCACACCATCGCTGGACGAATCTATGGAAGTTACCACCGGCAACAATGCAACACACAATGCAAATTCGAATCGAACCGGCAGACAGCAGCATCAACGACAAGGTGGCAATAGTGGTACGCTGGCAAAATCATCGCGAGCATCGAAACGGAGCCGGATGGCAACTAGCGAGAACAGCAACATGTCCG ATTCGAAAGATTCCTTTGTGGATGACGACAAGTGCAACAAGATGGATGAAACGGGCGGCGAAGAGGACGACGATATTGAGGACGATCAGTATGAGGAGCGGGAATTGAATTCAAGCCTAATGGAACCACAGCTGTTGTTGGATGAGTACGATGAACCGGTTGAGTTTAAATACGATCCACGCACGGATAGTGGAGCGGTGGACACGACCATAAGCAGTAACAGCTACCTACCGCCGTTGCAACCGAAACCAGGCCTAAAGTTGGTCGGCACTACCAGCGCAACTCGCATGCCACAGATCTCGGTTGTACCGACGAAGGCACTGCAACTGCCGAAACTGGCACCGTTGACGACATCCGGTGCGACCGGTTTTCTCGCTGgttccaacaacaaaaccacggTGAAACTGCACAAACGGACCCGACTGCTGGCACCAAAGAAACCGAACGGCATGACCACCACGCAAACGATCCTCAACAATCTGAACAATAATCTGAACGAAAATTTGATCTCAACCACGAACGCCACCGGAGGCGGATCGTCACTGTGCCTGTCCGGCATCGGTTCCGAGGTGTACGATATGTTTTCGGGCAGTGTGCTCCGTTCGTCGAGCCCACGGTCCAACTCAAACTCACCCTCTGTGAAGGGAGGTGGCAGCAGTGGGAATGATAGTGGTTCGCGCACACATAAGTACGCCGTGATCGACGATACCGAGGGCAGTGTGCGTGATTTCTGTACCAAAGAGGGTGACCACGTGTACCGGTGCAAGGTGTGTGCCCGTGTGTACACGCACATTAGCAACTTCTGTCGGCATTATGTTACCTCACACAAGCGCAACGTAAAGGTGTATCCGTGCCCGTTCTGTCTGAAAGAGTTTACGCGCAAGGACAACATGACGGCGCACGTGAAGATTATCCACAAGCAGGAGTATGCTCAGCAGCAGACGACGGGAATTGGCCCTGGTGGGACGTCACCAGCTAGTGGCGGTGGAAGTAATTCCCGTGGTGAGGAATCATTCAGTGCAACGCTGCTCGGTAGCCGGAGCGAGTCAACGAACGGTGGTGGAAGCTCGGTGACAACGGCCTCGATCATCAATGCTGTTGGATTGCAGCCCAAGCCAGGGACGAACAGTAGTGGCGGCGGTATTCGCATCATGTATCCCTTTCCCGGGAGTGGTCAAGCCTCGCCGGCGGCTGCCACCACAACAGGAACAGCCGGCAGCGGCACGGTCGGGACGATTACCATTAAGAAAGAGTTTCAAGATAAAACTTCGTCCTCTTCTGGTGCCAACTCACCGACCGGTTCGGTCTCGTCCAGCTCCAGCGGACTCGCAGCTGCCCAACCGGCTACAGCGACAGTCAGCCAGTAG
- the LOC128719728 gene encoding S-adenosylmethionine mitochondrial carrier protein homolog, with translation MELEEATISAPLGVKNIYWSSLIAGGVAGLVVDVVLFPIDTIKTRLQSERGFVASGGFRGVYKGLAPTAAGSAPTSALFFCTYETMKSHLRQYAAHDQLPYVHMMSAAVAEVVACLIRVPIEIVKQRRQALLNKGNASALQIVYSALKNEGIRKGLYRGFGTTVMRDVPFSLIQFPLWEYFKLHWTDATGTALTPLSVAICGAISGGIAAGLTTPLDVAKTRIMLAEQAESSRMGGMGRILRNIYRERGIRGVFAGFVPRVTWITLGGAIFFGMYDLTLRFLNANEDR, from the exons ATGGAGTTGGAAGAAGCGACAATCTCTGCACCGTTGGGTGTTAAAAACATTTACTGGTCATCGTTGATA GCGGGTGGAGTGGCCGGACTAGTGGTGGATGTTGTACTATTTCCTATCGACACAATTAAAACGCGCTTACAGAGTGAGCGTGGTTTCGTCGCTTCCGGTGGGTTTCGTGGTGTTTACAAAGGACTTGCTCCGACCGCGGCAGGCAGTGCCCCAACGTCGGCACTGTTCTTTTGCACGTACGAAACTATGAAATCGCACTTACGGCAGTACGCTGCACACGACCAGCTTCCGTACGTGCATATGATGTCTGCTGCCGTCGCCGAAGTTGTGGCCTGTCTCATCCGTGTACCAATCGAAATTGTGAAACAACGCCGGCAAGCTCTGCTTAACAAAGGAAATGCATCGGCGCTGCAAATAGTGTACAGTGCGCTCAAGAACGAAGGTATCCGGAAAGGTTTGTACCGTGGTTTCGGTACAACGGTGATGCGCGATGTGCCTTTTTCGCTGATTCAGTTCCCGCTGTGGGAGTACTTCAAGCTGCACTGGACTGATGCAACTGGCACTGCGCTTACGCCCCTATCCGTAGCAATTTGCGGAGCAATATCCGGTGGAATTGCGGCTGGTCTGACAACACCACTGGATGTGGCAAAAACGCGCATCATGCTAGCGGAACAAGCCGAAAGTAGCCGGATGGGTGGCATGGGTCGAATACTGCGCAACATATACAGAGAACGGGGGATTAGAGGCGTGTTTGCCGGGTTTGTTCCTCGTGTAACGTGGATAACACTGGGCGGTGCCATATTTTTCGGAATGTACGACCTAACGTTACGCTTCTTGAACGCGAATGAAGATAGGTGA
- the LOC128709059 gene encoding uncharacterized protein LOC128709059 — MDSTANQSAPTVTLESSVPVTEGINIAKRYHDRSDNLYFLFIPLAVLVTVMLLSVVVYLMARRRHKIRSKYSYVPSFSFDSSDLDDEREERETDHLLKGGKLRLDEAPFEDTSGVNPFATARSAGSRELFA; from the exons atggactCCACCGCTAATCAATCGGCTCCCACTGTCACACTAGAATCATCCGTGCCAGTTACGGAAGGTATCAATATTGCAAAACGATATCACGACCGTTCGGATAATTTGTACTTCCTGTTCATTCCGTTGGCCGTTCTGGTGACCGTCATGTTACTATCCGTGGTG GTTTACTTAATGGCAAGACGTCGCCATAAGATACGGTCCAAGTACAGCTACGTTCCTAGCTTTAGTTTCGATTCGTCCGATCTGGACGATGAGCGAGAAGAACGCGAAACGGATCACCTACTCAAAGGCGGGAAACTTCGTCTGGACGAAGCTCCATTTGAAGATACTTCCGGTGTGAATCCGTTCGCTACAGCACGATCCGCAGGTAGTCGCGAGTTGTTTGCTTAA
- the LOC128717938 gene encoding mitochondrial import inner membrane translocase subunit TIM14, which yields MTTSSIILAGLGLAVVGYGGRALMRQMPNAATKMQEALKNLPKFDAEMMANSKYYRGGFEQKMNKREASLILGVSPSASKGKVKDAHKKIMLLNHPDRGGSPYLAAKINEAKDFLDNTK from the exons ATGACA ACTTCTTCGATTATTCTCGCCGGTTTGGGGCTTGCTGTGGTGGGATACGGTGGAAGAGCTCTCATGCGCCAAATGCCGAATGCTGCGACGAAAATGCAAGAAGCACTGAAAAACCTTCCCAAATTCGATGCAGAAATGATGGCCAATTCAAAATATTATCGGGGAGGATTCGAAcagaaaatgaacaaacgtGAAGCTTCCCTCATTCTCGGCGTAAGCCCATCAGCATCGAAGGGAAAG GTAAAGGATGCTCATAAGAAAATTATGTTGCTTAATCATCCTGATCGCGGTGGTTCACCGTATTTGGCTGCAAAGATCAATGAGGCAAAGGATTTCCTCGATAATACGAAGTAA
- the LOC128707675 gene encoding 40S ribosomal protein S3a: MAVGKNKGVSKGGKKGSKKKVVDPFTRKDWYDVKAPNMFKNRQVGKTLVNRTQGTRIASDGLKGRVFEVSLADLQNEPDAERSFRKFKLVAESVNGRDVLTNFHGMDLTTDKLRSMVKKWQTLIECSVDVKTTDGFVLRVFCIGFTIKDSMSQRKTCYAQHSQIKNIRAKMTAIIKREITSTDLKGVVEKLLPDSIAKDIEKACQVVYPLHDVYIRKVKVLKKPRFDLSSLMELHGDGGGKAAEVSTGAASGVVVDRPEGYEPPVQTSV; the protein is encoded by the exons ATGGCGGTCGGCAAAAATAAGGGTGTCTCTAAAGGAGGCAAGAAAGGTTCGAAAAAGAAGGTCGTGGATCCGTTCACGCGCAAGGACTGGTACGATGTGAAAGCCCCGAACATGTTCAAGAACCGCCAGGTCGGTAAAACTCTGGTAAACCGTACCCAGGGCACGCGCATCGCTTCCGACGGTCTGAAGGGCCGCGTGTTTGAGGTGTCGTTGGCCGACCTGCAGAACGAACCTGATGCGGAGAGATCTTTCCGCAAGTTCAAGCTGGTTGCCGAAAGCGTGAATGGCCGTGATGTTCTTACCAATTTCCACGGTATGGACCTGACGACCGACAAGCTGCG ATCCATGGTCAAGAAATGGCAAACCCTGATCGAGTGCTCGGTTGATGTGAAGACCACCGATGGCTTCGTGCTGCGTGTGTTCTGCATCGGATTCACCATCAAGGACTCGATGTCGCAGCGCAAGACCTGCTACGCCCAACACTCGCAGATCAAGAACATCCGCGCCAAGATGACGGCCATCATCAAGCGCGAGATCACTAGCACGGATCTGAAGGGCGTCGTGGAAAAACTGCTGCCCGATTCGATTGCCAAGGATATCGAGAAGGCATGCCAGGTTGTGTACCCCCTGCACGATGTCTACATCCGTAAG GTGAAGGTACTGAAGAAGCCACGGTTCGATCTGTCCAGTCTGATGGAACTGCacggcgatggtggtggtaaggCTGCTGAAGTGTCGACCGGTGCGGCTTCCGGTGTCGTCGTTGACCGCCCAGAAGGTTACGAGCCACCAGTGCAGACGTCCGTTTAA